A single window of Salvia splendens isolate huo1 chromosome 8, SspV2, whole genome shotgun sequence DNA harbors:
- the LOC121743149 gene encoding dehydration-responsive element-binding protein 3-like — MNADQHSSQTQGKIKRARGGGRNTKHPVYRGVRMRSWGKWVSEIREPRKKSRIWLGTFPTPEMAARAHDVAALSIKGSSAALNFPQIAADLPRPASLSPRDVQEAAAKAAAMDKFDVSPSPPSLASLVSCLDISAAEEELSEIVELPSLGPPCFEGNEFVCVENAVEEGWFDAPPLWGDADAGISSCFETLLWNY, encoded by the coding sequence atgaatgcCGATCAACACTCCTCCCAGACGCAGGGAAAGATCAAGCGAGCTCGCGGCGGCGGCAGGAACACCAAGCACCCTGTCTACCGCGGTGTCCGGATGCGGAGCTGGGGGAAATGGGTGTCCGAAATCCGGGAGCCGCGGAAGAAGTCGCGGATTTGGCTAGGGACCTTCCCCACCCCCGAGATGGCGGCGCGTGCTCATGACGTCGCCGCGCTCAGCATCAAGGGCTCCTCCGCCGCCCTCAATTTCCCCCAAATCGCCGCGGATCTCCCCCGCCCCGCCTCCCTCAGCCCGCGCGACGTCCAGGAGGCGGCCGCGAAGGCTGCGGCTATGGACAAATTCGATGTTTCTCCGTCGCCGCCGTCGCTGGCATCGCTTGTGTCGTGCCTCGACATATCGGCGGCTGAGGAGGAGTTGAGTGAGATCGTGGAGCTGCCGAGTTTGGGGCCGCCGTGTTTCGAGGGGAATGAGTTTGTGTGTGTGGAGAACGCGGTGGAAGAGGGGTGGTTCGACGCGCCGCCTCTGTGGGGCGATGCGGATGCTGGGATTTCGAGCTGCTTCGAAACTTTGCTGTGGAATTATtga
- the LOC121744582 gene encoding putative nuclease HARBI1: MYAGSTRQRRRVVERARRRSVIRKMPIQLKNLDRLVHWTDAACIANLRMDRNTFARLCRILSGRGGLTIKKCLGIEEQTAIFLSILAHHKKNRVVSQNFWRSGGTVSRCVHNVLAAVLSLHSILLSKPKPVPNDCTDYRWKWFKGCLGALDGTHINVLVSNEDKPRYRSRKGQISTNTLAVCDRNMQFVYLLPGWEGSAGDSRVLRDAVSREGGLKVPQGCYYLCDNAYANSSGFLTPYKGVRYHLKEWGPGTEMPQNTKEIFNMRHTKARNVIERAFGVLKMRWGILRSASFYPIKTQIRLIMACFLLHNFIRREMEIDPAEIELDGVSTAVEEDNIGLDYVDCVEPSSEWTNLRDSIALDMWNNF, translated from the exons ATGTATGCTGGTTCTACTCGGCAAAGGCGTCGGGTTGTGGAGCGTGCACGTCGGCGCAGCGTGATCCGAAAGATGCCAATACAGTTGAAGAACTTGGATCGCCTGGTACACTGGACTGATGCGGCTTGCATTGCCAATTTGAGAATGGATCGTAACACATTCGCAAGGCTGTGTCGTATACTTTCTGGTCGTGGTGGTCTCACAATCAAGAAATGTCTAGGGATTGAAGAACAAACTGCTATATTTCTGTCTATACTTGCGCACCATAAAAAAAACCGTGTTGTTAGCCAAAACTTTTGGCGTTCGGGGGGAACTGTATCGCGATGTGTGCATAACGTTCTAGCTGCTGTTCTTAGCCTCCATTCTATACTGCTTTCGAAGCCGAAACCAGTGCCAAATGATTGCACGGATTATAGATGGAAATGGTTCAAG GGATGTCTTGGTGCTCTTGACGGCACACACATTAATGTTTTGGTTAGCAACGAGGACAAACCTAGGTACAGATCCAGGAAAGGGCAAATATCGACAAACACTCTTGCGGTGTGTGACCGTAACATGCAGTTTGTTTATTTGCTCCCTGGATGGGAGGGGTCGGCTGGTGATTCTCGTGTATTAAGGGACGCCGTATCCCGTGAGGGTGGGCTGAAAGTGCCACAAG GGTGTTACTATCTGTGCGATAATGCTTATGCAAACAGTAGTGGCTTTCTAACTCCTTACAAGGGGGTTAGGTATCATTTGAAGGAATGGGGGCCAGGCACCGAGATGCCGCAGAACACAAAAGAAATTTTCAACATGAGGCACACGAAGGCAAGAAATGTTATCGAACGAGCTTTTGGAGTATTGAAAATGCGCTGGGGAATTCTGCGGAGTGCATCCTTTTATCCAATCAAAACGCAAATACGTCTGATTATGGCATGTTTCCTCCTCCATAACTTTATTAGACGTGAGATGGAAATTGATCCCGCCGAAATTGAATTAGACGGAGTTAGTACGGCTGTTGAGGAAGACAACATTGGACTAGACTATGTTGATTGCGTGGAGCCGTCATCAGAGTGGACTAACTTGAGGGATAGCATAGCATTAGATATGTGGAATAACTTCTAG